GCAGAACTTCATCTACCTCTCTGGGTATTTCTTCACACTcatatgctttcaaaactgctaaacttttaaatacattatataaatttaaattacaaaatccCGCTATCGTTTATAGCACCCACAATTTCTTTAATTCCATCCTTAACCGCGccaaagaaaaaatatcttcattttcaaaagtaGGGTCAATAGAGAtatactcgatttttttttataattattttgttcgtttttttaAACGTACCCTTGCTGTCTTCAACGTCAAAATAAGTGTTTCAGACGACGGCGGTCTCTATGactattgttttatatgtaataGCCAAATGTTCAAACTTTCGATATGTAAAGACAAAGGGGATTTCGAGCTAAATTTTGCATCATTAATTCTaagaattaaaacaacaattaattttaaagtaaatatgtttACGTTCCGTTGAACGTCGacgttattgttaaaaataaactgactggcatatttaatcaaattaaaggaTTCAGATATGTGATAAAacgaaaatcaataaaaacttcaaaataaatatgattaatttTCAGTTGACACTTGAACATTAAGATATTGAATCGGTGGCGAAGGCCGAGTGGTAAGCGTATCGAACCCTTAATCAGAGGGTCCGTGTTTGATCCCCGCTCGGAGCATCATTATCTTTCAGGAATGTTatagatgatatttgtttatttcagtaaagccacaattgaaaatatagtttttctatgatcacgatctaacactgaaataaacaaatgttctgtTTCTTAAATGCTTATTTTCGTTTAATTagtattgtaatttattttatttacccCCTTTTTGAAGTTATTAATGCCGTGTGACGCacctcacgcaaaattataaccgatgacgtagctgtcaattAACTATTTAAGGTTTGTTGAGAACAGTTTttctgatattcttttttaaggattattattcgctcgttttttagcGCACAGATTTGCTGAACAGTAATCACTGAAGTATTATTGGtgcatatttttccaaaaataacgaaaccttttcatattaaataGGGCATGAATTCATCttgaccaaattactacgccgccatttattagATGCAATTTGAAGGACGtgtaagcaaaacaattgcggataattATTTGataggaaacatttttttacagttttagagtgtgtttttaaaatacatggGTATTAAGTAACctcactgtcagagaccagtctgtttgttttgaaaacaggttGTTCTCCAGGTAAGAGTGAAGACAACGCTCGTTTGTTGatagatttaaaacaaaacaaaaatatcagttagtctgtaaattgttgtgtgaattttccgggaagttcgttatacgtattacaacgacaaacaggtcaaaaaacatttgaacGATGTTATAACATTCAATTTATGTTCGAGTAGTTtatttcgtctgtaatttgctttgtttaaaagcaaataGTCGAACATTCAGTTTCAAGATCACGTAAACGTTTGAAAACatgataaccatttttctaataaacggtaagttgtgaatttccaaatatattttcatttgaacttttgtgaccttttttaaaattttgaatactGCTTTccaacatatttgtttcaaagtGAAGTGTATTGTTTGAATCAAGGGGAAGTTATTACAACGggttttaaaagtttttctAAAAGTTGATATTTCTCTCCTTATgttcagtgaaaatatcaaactattgttatttcactgataaaactcaatatttaatcgaaaaacatgaaagaaaaatgGTTCTTAATCGCATGCATATAACATATCTTAAAACTgttatgtaacattttcatCTTAAGATGATCATCGCGATCATATTTTTACCATTGCGTCTGTACGAGTACATGCACAATCTCCATTGTTCCTGCAACCGATAAATTTATCAATCATTCATGCAAATCCATCAATAACTCCTTTTGATGTAGAAAAACGTCTTTCCGTTTCATTTGCTTAACGTTAATACAACATTTAGTTCTTATTACATACCGTTCTTATTCATTCAATTCCTCAAAATATCTCAGGTTAAACGCCAGTATTACGACTACGTGTATTAAAACAACGATGATGTTAGCAACGATAGAAATACATTGTTGAACCCATTGTGTTCAATTGATTgctaaattaaacataacttacCACGAAaatccatatattttattacataactCGAAAGGCTAAATTTTAGGCTAGAACATAGTAAACAAAATGTAGGTAATTATAAGTGCCAGGCAATTAAAGAAGCTATTTTCACCTAAATGCCAGTAGGTGGGCgtaaagaaatgtgcataattATCTTATGACACAAAGCTTATCTTCCGCAAACCGAATAATTCACACAATTTTACGGAAAATTAGGTTTGTCATAGTTATATATCTGTATTTAAGCATCTTTAAAGCAATTTACATACCTTCATGATAAAAAACGGCAATCGAGTGTCGCTAATTATATCACTCCATGTGAAAAAAATGGTATGGTGTAAGAAAGCCTTTTTTGCACTAACCGACGACGCGTGTATACGATATTTTAGCacaaaaatgcgaaaaataccTCATTCTggccaaattaaaaaaaatatatatatatacatgtatatattttatgttgaacGTCAACTGGACATATGTGATGCCTTCGATGCCGGACAAATGCCCGTTATGATACGCAGGACACACAACAGCAGTTGaatgttaaagggactcgttcttGGTTTGTAGATGCacttttttcagattttttcaTACGAATTAAAGTGTTTGCAATCATCAGTAGTGTAAAAACTATGACAGCTGCACCGCctaaacaaatgttgatatatattctaAACAAATTGTCTTTGAAATCAACGAATTCCACACCCGTTACAAATCAGCCTAAGGTTGTTGTGagattggttgattgatataATCGCGCGAAGCTAtcaattaatttaagaaaagtTCGGAAATCCAGAAACTTGCGAATGAGTTCGGGCGGCCGAGTTATCGATTTACTAAAAATATTTGGGCTGTGCCAGCGGGGGATTTTCACATTAATAATGCTACCAAATAAGACtagattttctttttatacagtcgaaccccgttggctcgaactcacagggaccgtcgaaaatacctcgagcctcgtaAACTTCGAGACAATCGGGAATGCTTTCCTTCAGTATTATGAAACGGTCCTTTACATCAGTTCGAGTTAACAAGCAATTctagccaagcgagttcgagcaaacgggattcgactgtagttataattgtatttttaatgcaatttttatatcaaaaagtAATACGGTAAGTCAGTTCAGATGCATTACTTGAGAAATATGTGTTCGTCCAAacacatgagcgagtccctttaaaaccttttatgacactagtacgccaatgtttgtataatttattcaataaatatatgagGGAACAAGTTGCACATTGGTCAATGTCTGTTAAATCATTCAATTAATATGTGCGGAAAGCACTTTTACTTTGGTCAATGTCCGTTTAATTAGTTAAATCAATATGTTTAGAAACAATACACACTTAGGTCAATGTCTATAGAATTattcaatcaatatacatgtataggaTACGGACatgttaaatatcaattaaacacATCATATGTACTAAATACAAACTGCATGGACAAAAGACAAACTTTGTATATAACTCTATATTTTTGAACATTCAATTACAAAATAGCAATGTTTGATTCACACATTTTACCTACATTCGCTCTCGTGTGGTAAGAAACCAACTTTTTGGTATAATTCATTCACAATCAGCCACTTACATTTCAactaataataaacattcacatACTCGTGTATTCATGTCTTATAACGAATTACTACACGACTTGTCACTTATGAAAACTGTAAGaattcaacataatttaaaagtcaaGTTTCCGCTAAAAACTCTCACAGTAATTGAATCGCGCGATAtgtgaaataaacattgtatatgCGTATTGTcagtataatattatacattataattattcttaaacatAACAATTACTTCACACCTGATATAGATTTCACTCATATTAATTGGCAGACTTGATTTATACTAAGTTGAATACTTTCACGAAATTTTCCAATTCAGGTCTATTTGATAGACTGAATGTGACAAACATCATCTTCCTCAGTGGACAGTAAGCCACACTGTGTGGACTCTCTATCCCCTCTTCCTTCCCCAGCAGTTTGGTTATCTTGCCTGTGAGCGTGTTTCGTAGCAGTATGTTGTTACTGACACACCCACACACGAGCAGCTGGTTGTCTCCCACAGCTGCCAGACCACGTGGTGATTCCAGTATCGGATCTTGGTACGACTGGAGCACCTCTAGTGAGATGTTCAGCTTGGTTATGGTGTGGGTGGGCCAGTCTGAGACATATATGACTGGAGGAGTCTGGCTCTCCCTGGTCACTGTCAGATAGCAGGGTAACTGAAACAAAGGTTTTCCACTGCTGTCTTTGTCCACACTCTTCTTCACCTTTCCTTTCATGTCCATCAACACAACCTTACATGGGCCGAAGAAGGACACTATCAAGTTGTCATCACAGAAATCTATTCCATAACATAGTCCATCTACTTCAACAACATCCTGTAGCGTGACATTTCCCTGAGTAGAAACGAACTGTATCTTCTTCAAACCAGGCAGAGTGACGGCTGCCCTGTCTCCGGGCAGGAGACAAAGGTCCCACGGATCACCTGGGAGTTTCACCTGGGACACCATCTTGTTGGTAGTGGTGTCCGCAAGCTTTACTGAGCAATTGTGGCAGTCAGCCAGTAGGAGCCTCTCTCCGGACAGAAAGGCCACACCGGTCAGGAAGCAGTTTCTGGTGTCTGCTGCCGTCTTCACTGGAATGTCAGGCAGCTTGCTAAACTGGGACTGGCTTAGGTCTGCACGGCTCTGGTTTAAGGctgaaatatcgaaaaaaaaaattatgaacaacaacttgtaattgtatttatttttgtccgCTTCACTGGTATTTAACATTTAGCAGACTAAGATATGTTCTTAGTAAACGCAGGTATCCTTAGATGTGTTCATGACCTTGATGGATTGTGCATgtatgaaacaatataaaaatatagcatGGGCATATACACAAAGAGATATTTGAAgcttcataaaaaatattcttggatTGATTTCAAATCTGAACTTAGTAAattgtatgtacattattaatataataaactacACATGCCGCGCGTTGTGTCCGAAACTTATATCTTAGTTTTGGTGATAAAAATGCTGTTGctcaattgatataaaaaaatcatacttaAAAGCATATTCCGATTTAGCCTCTATTTTGAACATGAATCTGTATTAAAACACACTTTTCGAATGAAATCACAAGACTATTACGGTTATTATTTTGCCGAAAAATATATGgtaaatatatttggttttatAGTTTGTGAAACAcccaataaaaaaacaaaaccgtTTGTTACGGTTTCCCGCCCTTTCCTACTTATTTCCGCCCCGTCAACGATGGATTACAGAGACATTCTTATAATGTAaatagtattatatattaaataatcacAGACCGATACTGCCGACCATGATGGCCACGATGAAAATCTAACAAATGTTTGTACCATCTTAAAAAGTgtgataatgtaaaatattttattatctgtttgAAACGAACGCATTTTGTATTTATACCAAGACCTGCGCCAACAACGAAACACAGTAGATGATTTATTTGATGTTGAGCAAAACACACAATTGATTCCCCTGAGTAGAAATTCTGAATtgtcaattaattttaatttcttgtAAAAAACAAGTCCATGCTTTGTAAAATAGTAAGGCTGATTTGAAAATGATGCCATTTTGTTCACCTTTCCTATATTCACATAAAGttcaaatcaatacaaacacacagATTTATTTCTGAGTACAATATGGTAACAATTTCTAGAAGTTAATTTTAGGGCACGCACACACCAACACAAGAAATGCACACACTCACACTCGTGCACGCACTCACAGGCACAAAAGACACTTATGCACGTACGCACACGTGCACTCACTCAAACACACATGGCATACATtcatacaaacatacacactCATGCTCACAACGAACAtaccccccccacacacacacacacgtacacgcaAACACAAAAGTATATGATTGAACCATATGTGGCAGTATCAAtcagagaagtatacggtgtaaccataggtggcagtatcagtcggagaagtatacggtgtaaccataggtggcagtatcagtcagattAGTATATGGTGTAACCACATGAGAAAGTATATATCAGAAAAGTAAACCATGTaaccataggtggcagtatcagtcagggaaATATCTAGTGTAAAAACAGGAGGCAGTATCATTCAGAGAAATATATGGTGAAACCAAATGGGTCAATACCAACCAGAAAAATAATCAGTGTGACCACATGGGATAGTATCACACAGAGAAGTATACAGTGTGACCAAACGGGACAGTTTTAGTCAGAGAGGTAAATGGTGTTAGAGTAGCAGAAAGCATCAAGCggagaaatatatttttcaactatAGTACGCAGTATAAGCCACTCAGTATGCCTTGTAACAATacggggcagtatcagtcagagaagaaTACCTTGTAACCAtaggggcagtatcagccagagaAGATTACCTTGTAACCATAGGGGACAGTGTCAGTCAGAGAAGTATGCATGGTAACCATAGGGACATTAGCAGTCAGAGAAGAATATATTGTAAACATAGAAGACAGTGTCAGTCAGGGAAGTATTTGGTATAGCCTTAGAAGACCATTTAAGTCAGAAAAGTATAAGGTGCAAACACAGGGGAAGGTATCAGTCAGAAAAGTACACAGTTTTACCACAGGGgatagtatcagtcagagaagtataccGTGTAACCACAGGAgatagtatcagtcagagaagtataccGTGTAACCACAGGAgatagtatcagtcagagaagtataccGTGTAACCACAGGAgatagtatcagtcagagaaatACACGGGGTTACCACAGGAGATAGAATaaggtgtaaccataggggacTGAATTGGTCAGAGAAGGAAAtagtgtaaccatagggggcagatCAGTCAGAGATGTATACGTGTAATCACAATGGACAGTATaagtcagagaagtatacggtgtaaccacaGGAGATACTTTCAGTCAAAGAAGTAAACGGTGAGACGACAGGAgatagtatcagtcagagaagatTACGGTGTAACCACAGGTGATAGTATCAGACAGAGAAGATTATGGTGTAACCACAGGTGATAGTATCAGACAGAGAAGAATACGGTGTAGACACAAAAGATAGTTTAAGTCAGAGAAGTATATAAAgccatagggggcagtatcagtcagagatttATACGGTGCTACTAAAGGGGGCAGAGTCTGCCCGAGAAGTATGCGGTGTAACCACAGGTGATAGCATCAGTCAGAGAATCATAATTGTAATCACGGGggtcagtatcagtcagagaagtaaaCGTTGTAACCACAGGAGAAGGTATCAGTCGGAGATGAAAACAGTGTAACTAAAGGGGGCGTGTCAGCCGGAGGAGAGAAGAAGTATAACGTAACAAtaggggcagtatcagtcagagaagtatacaTGTAACCACAGAATGGAAGTATGAGTCAGAAAGGTATAAAATGTAGGGGCAGTATCACTCAGAAGAATATGTTGTAACCATAAGGGAAATATCAATAAGAGACGCAAACAGTTTAACCATAGGGGGAAGTACCCATCAGTGATAAAGGTATACTGTGTACCCATAAACTATAGGGGGCAGTGTCAGCCAGAGAAGTATACAGTGTAACCACAGGGGGAAGTATCAGCTACAGAAATAAACATTGAAGTCCTATGGGGCTGTATCAGTCTGAGAAGAATACAGTTTCAtcattgggggggggggggcagtaacTGTCAGAAAAGTAAACAGTGTAACCATAGGGTGCGGAATCAACATTAGAAGTATACGATGTAACCATAGGGgccagtatcagtcagagaagtgtACAGTGAGGTTTTAAggcatttatatataataaatgcatttatgataAGAATGGgatacaaacaaatatcaaaaagcgctgatatgtttataattacagaaataatatatttatttaacaatctCTTCCTGAAACTGCCGCCTATGCTAGCAATAATATAATACAGAGACCTTTTAATAAATAGATATATacatacagttgaacaccgctattccgaacaccgtttatccaaaattatcgctatttcgaaattattcTTCGGTCCCGATTTTTTCTATAATagtctttcttctttttttcggGTCCCTACGATTCTGGATTAACAGTGTTCAACTGTACATGAAATCATCTCTGACAGATACCGCCACCTATGATGGCAACGCTGTAccattaaaaaatgttaatatgatcTTAAAAATAGTCTGAAAAAGTGAGATAAAGTGATTCGATGTTATGTTTTAACACAAcccattttaaatttataccaAGACATACGCTGTGTACTAAACACTGCAGCTTATCAATTCAATATTGAATCGAACACACGGAACAATCGCAGGCACACAAAACGTTCACGCACAAGTGCAACGCACGCACACATGCTAGCACATATGCATGCTCTCACACTCACACGTAAACACGTACGCACACACACGTTCAAGCTCACACGCTTTTTAATTGTGGAATAACGTCtgttttaaaaggaaattaaagaGGTGCTTATAAATACCTCAAATAACTTGGAAAATGGATAGCAATAAAGtctacatataaaaaatataccatttaaaTCAAACGTGAAACCTCATTGTGATATAACTGCTTTGTGTTGCTCACCTGGCCACTGAGGTTGTGTCTGCCGGTCTGCCAAATCTGATGCCACCTGGTCAACTCTGCCAATTGCTGCGTTTGAGCACAGCAGCTGTTCTGTTTCTGGGTCCCTACTGAATTTGGAGTGTTGAACTTGACCCCTTCTCCTGATATTCTCAAATGATGACTGAAGACCGACTAACTCCTTGATCGCCCTTGTTCCAGATATGAACAACTGGTTGTTGTTGACCTCCTTAGCCTGTAGCTCAGCCTTAAGCTTCTCCGTGGCAGTTTTAATGTCTTGACAGCTTGCTTTCATTTCATTAAGCAGCGTCTCGGATTCCCGTTTCTTCCGATCAATTTCTCCCAGTAATTCGTTCTCCCTCTTATCCAATAACTGGTTGATCTCATGCTTGAACTTTCGAAGCTCATTGATATTGGTAAGACTTTCTTCGTCAACTAATTTCATGTTCGCCTGTATGGACGACAAATAGTTCTCAATGTCACTGACCATCTGCACAATACCTGTTTTCAGATTTTTGTATTCTGCACCCTCTTTGTATTGTTTTGCCAATTGAGaaattttctttactttacaAGACCGATGTTCTTCATTATCAACTACGCTTTCACCACACAGAAGTGCTTCATGGTTGGTacagtaatattttataaactctTTCGCATGGAACTGACATGTCTCTGTAAACGTCTCATCCTCACTATCAGCATGCAATGAGGAAGGCATACTGCTCTTGTCCTGGAGGACGTGGCTTTTGGTAAGCTTCATGTTCCTGTGTACTCGGGCGCAAGCGGAACACACAAACTCCTTGCAGACGGGACAGAAGGCTTCGGGAAGGATTTTCTTCCCATCTTCAGCACATGGCTGACAATAAGTGTGGTCATGGGAAGACCCTGTAGCCTCAGGTACGATTCTCCCTGGAACTGCATCCATCctgtgttaaaaaaacatatttccgTTGTCAAATATACTCTTTGCTAATAAAGTTCTTATTGAGGAATggtctttaatataaaaaacaaacaaattttcattgtcaaatttACACTTGGCTAATCCAGTTCTTAACGAGGTATACCTGGTAgtctttattgtttatatataagtaaAACTAGATTTCATTTAGTGGTCAAAAATGATTTCATCcatccatccgtccgtccgtccgtctgtccatcTATCTATCTTTCTATCCATCATTCATTAATGTCAACCCCCTAATGAAACCTAGACATTTGCGCGTCAAGCTGCAAGAATGTCAGTAAAAGTTGTGAAAGAAACagtacttttttaaaaacatagttAAAATAAGAAGGTAGagattaagtttaaaaaatacctAAACCATCAAAGCGATcagctttgaaaacaaaatctaCAATATTTCTATTTCAGAATGAAGGTGGCCAAAATGTTTTAGGACAGTCCAATACCCCAAACAGTTGTGAGCCTATTTATTCGTTTCTGGTGAAGCCGGGCTTCCCGTTCTTAtttttgaccccaaaatcagGTCCATATAAATAGATGCCAATAGGCTTTATTAGATATTTATGATGGccacatataaacataacaacGCCCACTGATATAAAAGTTTTTCTGAACGCCAATTGTTGTGGCTATCCCAAATGTGCACTCACTTACTCTAAATCCTGGCACCGCCCCTcagaaaaaatactgttttttaaCTTACTTTTGTTGACTGTTGAAAGCCAGTTCGTTCCGATAGTTACTCGAATATCTTAAGTACACAACTCATTACAAATTTGGTTGTCGCCAATGATTTTAATATTCGCTGTTTGGAGAGAGAAGGAGAGTCAACGTACTTCATGTGACTTCAAAACCGAAAGTAGCAACTTTCTTGATAAGAAATAAGGGAGGTTATCATGGGAAGTGCTAAAACCCGGTATCCGGATTATTTTGATACTGAGCTTCGTGATCAATAGTTTTAGTCCGGACTTAAAATTATCCTGGTTTCCCATAGCTtttcctccggtacaaacaaaattataccgTTATGATATACACACATTACTTCGCAAACAATAGTCATTGGTCTGTTACATGattttcaatagctcgaaatttaccttttatttgtaccggcatgggaaaacccagttttGTGAATTCCGGactatgtatattttatttgatgatcAATACCGGTATCACATTATCCGGtatttattgcttattaaagTAATGGTTATCGGATAACGATCGCTGGTTTTATAGGCATATTTTAAGGTTTAAGCACTATCCGTTATCCAGTATGAATCCTCtgattcatttaattgtttatttcccTTTTGCTTATTCTATTGAGAAGTATACTATTTAGAAGGCATACCAACTAATACCGACCTCTGCGCAAACCGATATAAACAATAAgggtttttgttgttgttttaatctcATTCGaattaaatgatatcaatataattatttgcggTAAGCATTTGGCTCTGCCACGCTTTTGCGATAACACATATGTTCTTtgctaataaatacacattttgtctaggtattattatgtttcatgTGATACATTTTATACCATTGCCAACTTTGAAACTTATCAGGGTAACGACGGTCTCTATCGATTTCTCCTCTCAGTGCGATAGTAGCGTTAAGATACGCTAGTTTAGCACTTATTTATCAATTGAACGCAGTGTAAGATTAAGgcagataagaaatacagaatttatgagGGTCATAAAGTTGACCCGTCCTTTTATTATAAGTTGCGATAGAAAATTTCAGTTTTTGAGGATTTTAGATTAAGCCATTATTAGGTGGGGTTGTTCTATAGGGAAAACGTTCGTTGATTAAGTactgaaatatcaaatcatctctgataaacttacttcttttacatattttattccgAGACTTTTTGTTGAAGTCTACAATTGATCGTTTATCGAGACATTTAATTGGGGCCATTTCCACACCTTCATTTTTACAGTTTGGTAATTTTTCTAACAGTGTAACACAAAATTGGGTGTGAAATATCGGAAAGGAACagctaaaatgaaattttaactgCAGTTGCCATCATTAAGTACCAGTCTTTAACGATacaagttaaaatgtcattatagTTGTATTGACAATAAGACAAGCATACCCTTTTATTCCATAACAACACGTTGCCGATGATTTAATGGCATTTTGACACATTATGAAAACCTAGTGTACACGTTACTAAAaatatgctgacaaaaatcCATGTTACACATTTTTTGcctaatcaaaataattatatttatccttaatttataaacattattggTTGAGTGCAAATGATAGACCAAAATGTTTACGATAACGAACTTAAGCAATTATTATGAACATGTTGACTCGATGtagatatgtaaattattatctttgaataaccttatttattatgtttcaagGCCCATATGTATGTCC
The sequence above is drawn from the Mya arenaria isolate MELC-2E11 chromosome 14, ASM2691426v1 genome and encodes:
- the LOC128218391 gene encoding uncharacterized protein LOC128218391; the encoded protein is MDAVPGRIVPEATGSSHDHTYCQPCAEDGKKILPEAFCPVCKEFVCSACARVHRNMKLTKSHVLQDKSSMPSSLHADSEDETFTETCQFHAKEFIKYYCTNHEALLCGESVVDNEEHRSCKVKKISQLAKQYKEGAEYKNLKTGIVQMVSDIENYLSSIQANMKLVDEESLTNINELRKFKHEINQLLDKRENELLGEIDRKKRESETLLNEMKASCQDIKTATEKLKAELQAKEVNNNQLFISGTRAIKELVGLQSSFENIRRRGQVQHSKFSRDPETEQLLCSNAAIGRVDQVASDLADRQTQPQWPALNQSRADLSQSQFSKLPDIPVKTAADTRNCFLTGVAFLSGERLLLADCHNCSVKLADTTTNKMVSQVKLPGDPWDLCLLPGDRAAVTLPGLKKIQFVSTQGNVTLQDVVEVDGLCYGIDFCDDNLIVSFFGPCKVVLMDMKGKVKKSVDKDSSGKPLFQLPCYLTVTRESQTPPVIYVSDWPTHTITKLNISLEVLQSYQDPILESPRGLAAVGDNQLLVCGCVSNNILLRNTLTGKITKLLGKEEGIESPHSVAYCPLRKMMFVTFSLSNRPELENFVKVFNLV